The Desulfosoma caldarium genome has a window encoding:
- the dsrB gene encoding dissimilatory-type sulfite reductase subunit beta has translation MPFDPTDIMKDRLTDIGPPKYDKFFPPFIKDNYGKWKYHEILEPGVLVHVSETGAEVYTVRVGAARLMSVDLIREICDIADKHCGGYVRWTTRNNVEFMVDDKSKLKPLMDDLKSRGNWFPIGGTGASVTNIVHTQGWVHCHTPAIDASGIVKAVMDELFEYFGSHKLPAQVRISLACCLNMCGAVHCSDIAILGVHRKPPIIEHERVQNVCEIPLVIAACPTAAIKPKKVGDYKSVEINENRCMFCGNCYTMCPALPLADGEGDGIALWVGGKVSNSRVPPMFSKLAVPYIPNEPPRWPTTVQTIKKILETYASDARRYERVGEWIERIGWERFFEKTGLEFRHEHIDDYRLAMTTWRTTTQFKF, from the coding sequence ATGCCTTTTGATCCCACCGACATCATGAAAGACCGCCTTACCGATATCGGTCCTCCGAAATATGATAAGTTTTTCCCCCCCTTCATCAAGGACAATTACGGAAAGTGGAAATATCACGAGATCTTGGAGCCTGGGGTTTTGGTCCATGTCTCTGAGACGGGTGCCGAAGTGTATACAGTGAGGGTGGGGGCCGCACGGCTTATGTCCGTGGACCTCATTCGCGAAATCTGTGACATAGCCGACAAACACTGCGGCGGTTACGTGCGTTGGACCACACGCAACAATGTGGAATTCATGGTGGACGACAAGTCCAAACTGAAACCTCTCATGGACGACCTCAAGAGTCGAGGGAACTGGTTCCCCATTGGCGGGACCGGTGCCAGCGTCACCAACATCGTTCATACCCAGGGTTGGGTGCACTGCCACACCCCTGCCATTGATGCATCGGGGATCGTCAAGGCTGTCATGGATGAATTGTTCGAATACTTCGGCTCACACAAGCTGCCCGCCCAAGTGCGCATCTCTTTGGCCTGCTGCTTGAACATGTGCGGCGCAGTCCATTGCTCGGACATTGCCATCCTGGGTGTGCATCGCAAACCGCCCATCATCGAGCATGAACGAGTGCAGAACGTCTGCGAAATCCCGTTGGTGATCGCCGCGTGCCCCACAGCGGCCATCAAGCCGAAGAAGGTGGGGGATTATAAGAGCGTGGAAATCAACGAGAACCGCTGTATGTTCTGCGGCAACTGCTACACCATGTGCCCGGCCCTGCCTCTGGCGGACGGGGAAGGCGACGGCATCGCCCTGTGGGTTGGCGGCAAGGTGTCCAACTCCCGAGTCCCGCCCATGTTCTCCAAGCTGGCGGTGCCCTACATTCCCAATGAACCGCCGCGTTGGCCCACCACGGTCCAGACGATCAAGAAGATCCTTGAGACCTACGCCTCCGACGCGCGCCGGTATGAGCGCGTTGGTGAATGGATTGAACGTATCGGGTGGGAAAGGTTTTTTGAAAAGACGGGATTGGAATTCCGCCACGAACACATCGACGACTACAGGCTCGCCATGACCACGTGGCGAACCACAA
- a CDS encoding tetratricopeptide repeat protein → MGESSRDVKTQELELNRYIRYLRERLFFEPDSPIFHYNLGLAYARKGQRAEAIAEFRQAIACDPSMAQAYVNLGGLYFQEGDLDKCIEANQKAVELDPTLAMAYSNLGFAYLQKGDPEAAIAACQKAVALMPELLQAHNNLAVAYLQKGQWQESIAASRKVLDIKPDFAPAHFNLHVAYEALGEKDKAATYRRQAEALGYPMAP, encoded by the coding sequence ATGGGCGAATCTTCCCGTGACGTAAAGACGCAGGAATTGGAACTCAATCGGTATATTCGATACCTTCGAGAACGCCTCTTCTTTGAGCCCGATTCCCCCATCTTTCATTACAACCTCGGTTTGGCGTATGCGCGTAAGGGACAGCGTGCCGAAGCCATCGCAGAGTTTCGCCAGGCCATCGCATGCGATCCCTCTATGGCGCAAGCCTACGTCAACCTGGGAGGGCTCTATTTTCAGGAAGGGGATCTGGACAAATGTATTGAGGCCAATCAAAAGGCCGTGGAATTGGACCCGACTCTGGCCATGGCTTACAGCAATCTCGGCTTTGCGTATCTTCAAAAGGGAGACCCCGAAGCCGCCATTGCCGCCTGTCAAAAGGCTGTTGCCTTGATGCCCGAACTCTTGCAAGCCCACAACAACTTGGCCGTCGCCTATTTGCAAAAAGGACAGTGGCAGGAAAGTATCGCGGCCTCCCGGAAGGTTTTGGACATCAAGCCCGATTTCGCCCCGGCACATTTCAACCTGCATGTAGCCTACGAGGCCCTGGGGGAAAAGGACAAGGCGGCCACGTATCGCCGGCAAGCCGAAGCCTTAGGATACCCCATGGCGCCATAG
- the dsrA gene encoding dissimilatory-type sulfite reductase subunit alpha gives MALKHATPMLDELEKGPWPSFVTDIKRVAARKPMCEDLLGLVEMSYEHKEGHWKHGGIVGVFGYGGGVIGRYCDRPDLFPNVAHFHTMRVNQPASKFYTTEVLRKLCDIWEEHGSGLTNMHGSTGDLILLGTTTDQLEPVFYRLTHELGMDLGGSGSNMRTPEGCVGKARCEWSCLDTQDIIYDITMRYQDELHRPMFPYKFKFKASGCPNDCVAAIARADCSIIGTWRDKIRIDQEAVRAYVGGELVPNGGSHGVEKRKLDIQKEVIDLCPTRCMEWDGKNLKIWDEDCTRCMHCINVMPRALRPGTDVGATILCGAKAPILEGAQLSSVIIPFMKMEPPYEEFHEFVEKMWDWWMEHGKNRERLGELIQRLGLREFLKAVEVQPDPRMVNTTRYNPYIFYDPADVPGGWERDAKSFRERHHA, from the coding sequence ATGGCTTTGAAGCATGCGACCCCAATGCTTGATGAACTGGAAAAGGGTCCATGGCCGAGCTTTGTCACCGACATTAAGCGAGTGGCGGCCAGAAAACCCATGTGTGAAGACCTTTTGGGACTCGTGGAAATGTCCTACGAGCACAAGGAAGGTCATTGGAAACATGGCGGTATTGTTGGCGTGTTCGGCTACGGCGGCGGTGTCATCGGGCGCTATTGTGACCGGCCGGATCTTTTCCCCAACGTGGCCCATTTTCACACCATGCGTGTGAACCAGCCGGCCAGCAAGTTTTACACGACGGAAGTGCTGAGGAAGCTCTGCGACATCTGGGAAGAACACGGCAGTGGCTTGACCAACATGCACGGTTCCACAGGTGACCTGATCCTGTTGGGGACAACGACGGACCAATTGGAACCCGTCTTCTATCGGCTGACCCATGAACTGGGTATGGACCTGGGGGGGTCAGGGTCGAATATGCGGACGCCTGAAGGCTGCGTGGGCAAAGCCCGGTGCGAATGGTCGTGCCTAGATACCCAGGACATCATCTACGACATTACCATGCGCTACCAGGATGAGCTCCATCGGCCCATGTTCCCTTATAAATTTAAGTTCAAGGCCTCCGGATGCCCCAACGACTGCGTGGCGGCCATCGCCCGCGCCGACTGCTCTATCATCGGTACCTGGCGGGATAAAATCCGTATCGACCAAGAAGCCGTGCGCGCCTATGTCGGTGGCGAACTGGTCCCCAATGGGGGATCCCACGGTGTTGAAAAACGAAAACTGGACATTCAAAAAGAAGTGATCGATTTGTGCCCAACACGGTGCATGGAATGGGACGGCAAAAACCTCAAGATTTGGGATGAAGACTGTACCCGCTGCATGCACTGCATCAACGTGATGCCGCGCGCTTTGAGGCCGGGCACCGACGTGGGAGCCACCATCCTGTGTGGTGCCAAAGCGCCGATTCTGGAAGGGGCGCAGCTGTCCAGCGTTATCATTCCCTTTATGAAGATGGAGCCGCCCTACGAGGAATTCCATGAATTCGTGGAAAAGATGTGGGATTGGTGGATGGAACACGGTAAGAACCGTGAGCGATTGGGTGAGCTGATTCAGCGGCTTGGCCTGCGTGAGTTCCTCAAGGCCGTGGAAGTGCAGCCCGATCCGCGCATGGTCAACACCACGCGCTATAACCCGTATATCTTCTACGATCCTGCGGATGTTCCTGGCGGCTGGGAACGCGATGCAAAGTCATTCCGTGAACGGCATCATGCATAG
- a CDS encoding dissimilatory sulfite reductase D family protein, which produces MSEEAKAKILEYMKSQKKTKLYFNDLCKAVPELKMREAKKVINELVEEGKVKYWSSGSTTLYMLPGEDDVAVEEEKMK; this is translated from the coding sequence ATGAGCGAAGAGGCCAAAGCAAAGATCCTTGAGTACATGAAAAGTCAAAAAAAGACCAAACTCTACTTTAACGACCTCTGCAAGGCCGTGCCGGAGTTGAAGATGCGCGAAGCCAAGAAGGTCATCAACGAGCTTGTAGAAGAAGGAAAGGTGAAATATTGGTCCAGTGGAAGCACGACCCTCTATATGTTGCCGGGCGAGGACGACGTAGCGGTCGAAGAGGAAAAAATGAAATAG
- a CDS encoding FKBP-type peptidyl-prolyl cis-trans isomerase → MISALEEPLEVFKDRWVVVEYHVTLEDGTVVLGGDEPAALNFAVGYGHVLPALESRLLGHKPGETLEFVIPAEEAFGPYDPRQVKRRSYEEFPQGRTLQPGKWVVASNDRTGAQYCYYVRSKDADGIVLDFNHPLAGKDLYYHLRIVKVRDLTPDELIELRPCQSTS, encoded by the coding sequence GTGATTTCGGCTTTGGAAGAGCCGCTGGAGGTTTTTAAAGACCGCTGGGTCGTTGTGGAATACCATGTAACCCTTGAAGATGGAACCGTGGTTCTTGGGGGAGATGAACCGGCAGCGCTGAATTTCGCCGTCGGTTACGGTCACGTTCTGCCGGCTCTGGAATCCCGCCTGCTGGGACACAAGCCCGGGGAAACGCTTGAGTTTGTCATTCCCGCTGAAGAAGCCTTTGGCCCCTATGATCCTCGCCAGGTGAAGCGCCGCTCCTACGAAGAATTTCCTCAGGGTCGAACACTGCAGCCTGGTAAATGGGTGGTGGCTTCCAATGACCGCACGGGCGCGCAATACTGCTATTACGTTCGGTCGAAAGATGCCGACGGCATCGTTTTGGATTTCAATCATCCGCTGGCCGGAAAGGATCTTTACTATCACCTGCGCATCGTTAAAGTTCGGGACTTGACCCCCGATGAATTGATCGAGCTTCGGCCTTGCCAAAGCACATCCTGA
- the ahbA gene encoding siroheme decarboxylase subunit alpha: MPILKGDFLDTIDRRLLDQIQRSFPIEECPYAVLAERLGLREDEVIWRIESLKARRMVRQISAIFNTGALGYQSSLVAMAVPTSYVERAAEAVNAYPGVSHNYLRPAPFNLWFTIAVPPGKSLNEVVARLSHEAGGWPTLILPAVKKYKLAVVLDVLEDGETDLVSTELSEISLEGAQGFQVSERNIRLVRCLQEDLPLESRPFHSMAQHLNMGGDDLMALIRQWLARHWIRRFAAVLNHRQVGFGANGMVVWQCDPLRIDHAGTILAAFPEVSHCYQRPAHSQWPYNLYAMIHGKTEEECHQIAHRLAEAVDLGQYRILFSTREFKKIRLKLFWNEP, from the coding sequence ATGCCTATCCTGAAAGGGGATTTCTTGGACACCATCGATCGGCGCCTTTTGGACCAGATCCAACGCTCTTTTCCCATCGAGGAATGCCCTTATGCCGTGTTGGCAGAAAGGCTTGGGCTTCGAGAAGATGAGGTGATTTGGCGCATTGAAAGCCTCAAGGCCAGGCGGATGGTCCGTCAGATCAGCGCCATCTTCAACACGGGGGCCCTTGGCTACCAAAGCAGCCTGGTGGCCATGGCCGTGCCCACATCTTATGTGGAACGGGCGGCCGAGGCGGTGAACGCTTATCCGGGAGTGAGCCACAATTACCTTCGACCGGCACCGTTTAACCTGTGGTTTACCATTGCGGTGCCTCCCGGAAAGAGTTTGAACGAGGTTGTGGCCCGGCTGAGCCATGAGGCCGGAGGATGGCCGACCCTTATTTTGCCTGCGGTCAAAAAATACAAACTGGCCGTGGTGCTGGATGTTTTGGAAGATGGCGAAACCGACCTCGTTTCCACCGAGTTGTCGGAAATTTCTTTGGAAGGCGCCCAGGGCTTTCAGGTGAGCGAACGAAACATAAGGCTGGTGCGATGCCTTCAGGAAGATTTACCCCTGGAGTCCCGGCCCTTTCACAGCATGGCGCAGCATCTGAACATGGGCGGTGACGATCTGATGGCCCTCATTCGCCAATGGCTCGCTCGCCACTGGATCCGGCGTTTCGCTGCCGTGCTGAATCACCGGCAGGTGGGCTTTGGTGCCAACGGCATGGTGGTCTGGCAATGCGACCCTTTGCGAATCGACCATGCGGGAACCATTCTGGCGGCGTTTCCCGAAGTCAGCCATTGCTACCAGCGGCCGGCCCATTCCCAATGGCCTTACAATCTCTACGCCATGATCCATGGAAAAACCGAAGAGGAGTGTCACCAAATCGCCCATAGACTTGCAGAGGCCGTTGATCTCGGCCAATATCGCATCCTTTTCAGCACACGAGAATTCAAAAAAATTCGACTCAAACTCTTTTGGAATGAGCCATGA